A section of the Amycolatopsis sp. AA4 genome encodes:
- a CDS encoding GlxA family transcriptional regulator: MRTIGVLLLPGSRMFDLAVIAEVWAQDRTDSGIGPFTVRVCAPGRGRTAVSPFGEVVATHGLSGLNGCDLVLAPGRVDPLAEVPDAASAALRRAHRSGAVVAGLCSGAFTLAAAGLLDGRPATTHWRDLDALAIAAPAAELRRDVLYTEQDGVLTSAGVVGGLDLCLHLVRRDHGAEVAARLARRLVMPPVREGGQRQYAEAPLPANASRPGIASTMDWALARLADEIGVPDLVEHAGMSPRTFHREFAAATGSTPGRWLLVQRVQHAQRLLETTDLPVARVAERAGLGSAANLRRRLRAEVGVRPDSYRRTFRIPADGVTVGAWASTSTSS, translated from the coding sequence ATGCGCACGATCGGGGTGCTGCTTTTGCCCGGCAGCCGGATGTTCGACCTCGCGGTGATCGCGGAGGTGTGGGCGCAGGACCGCACCGACAGCGGCATCGGGCCGTTCACCGTGCGGGTTTGCGCGCCTGGGCGGGGCCGGACAGCGGTGTCGCCGTTTGGGGAAGTCGTTGCGACGCATGGGCTTTCTGGGTTGAACGGATGTGACCTGGTTCTTGCGCCCGGGCGGGTCGACCCCCTCGCGGAAGTCCCGGATGCGGCCAGCGCTGCGCTTCGGCGGGCCCATCGTTCGGGGGCGGTGGTCGCTGGGCTTTGCTCCGGGGCATTCACGCTCGCCGCAGCTGGGCTGCTCGACGGCCGCCCTGCTACGACGCATTGGCGGGACCTGGACGCACTCGCGATCGCGGCGCCGGCCGCTGAGCTTCGGCGCGATGTCTTGTACACCGAGCAGGACGGGGTGCTTACGTCGGCGGGGGTCGTCGGGGGGCTCGATCTTTGCCTGCACTTGGTCCGCCGTGATCATGGGGCGGAGGTGGCTGCGCGGCTTGCTCGTCGGCTGGTCATGCCGCCGGTTCGGGAGGGCGGGCAGCGACAGTATGCGGAAGCTCCGTTGCCCGCCAATGCTTCCCGGCCGGGGATAGCGTCCACAATGGACTGGGCGTTGGCGCGGCTCGCGGACGAGATCGGCGTACCGGATCTGGTCGAGCACGCGGGGATGAGCCCTCGGACGTTCCATCGCGAGTTCGCGGCCGCGACGGGCAGTACGCCGGGGCGGTGGCTGCTCGTTCAGCGGGTGCAGCACGCGCAGCGGTTGCTCGAAACCACCGACCTGCCGGTCGCCCGGGTGGCGGAGCGGGCGGGGCTGGGCAGCGCCGCGAACCTGCGGCGCCGGCTGCGGGCGGAGGTCGGGGTCCGGCCGGATTCGTATCGGCGCACTTTCCGCATCCCGGCCGACGGGGTTACGGTCGGGGCATGGGCGAGTACGAGCACCTCCTCGTGA
- a CDS encoding cysteine hydrolase family protein: protein MTTALLLIDVQQGFDDAAFWGPRNNPDAEANIQALLEAWQARRDPVVLVHHDSIKPDSPLRPGQPGNDFKPELADARPDLVFGKKVNSAFLGDVDLHAWFTKKNITSFVLAGIQTNFCCETTARMGGNLGYDVTFALDATFTFDLQAPDGTTVTADELTKTTATNLQGGSFATVKNTKQILS from the coding sequence ATGACGACCGCACTCCTGCTGATCGACGTCCAACAAGGCTTCGACGACGCCGCTTTCTGGGGCCCGCGCAACAACCCCGACGCGGAAGCGAACATCCAAGCCCTGCTAGAAGCCTGGCAAGCCCGCCGAGACCCAGTAGTCCTAGTCCACCACGACTCGATCAAGCCGGATTCGCCCCTGCGCCCAGGCCAACCAGGCAACGACTTCAAACCAGAACTGGCCGACGCCCGCCCAGACCTGGTCTTCGGCAAAAAAGTGAATTCGGCGTTCCTAGGCGACGTAGACCTGCACGCCTGGTTCACCAAGAAAAACATCACCAGCTTCGTACTGGCCGGAATCCAAACCAACTTCTGCTGCGAAACCACCGCCCGCATGGGCGGAAACCTGGGCTACGACGTAACTTTCGCCCTAGACGCCACCTTCACCTTCGACCTGCAGGCCCCAGACGGCACCACCGTAACCGCAGACGAACTAACAAAAACAACCGCAACAAACCTACAAGGCGGCAGCTTCGCCACAGTAAAAAACACAAAACAAATCCTGAGCTAA
- a CDS encoding protein meaA — protein sequence MPYPTDHERDRPWVMRTYAGHSSAAASNELYRRNLAKGQTGLSVAFDLPTQTGYDPDHVLARGEVGKVGVPVSHIGDMRQLFDGIPLAEANTSMTINAPAMWLLALYVSVAREQAEAEGRDVDEVLAKLTGTTQNDIIKEYLSRGTYIFPPGPSLRLITDMIAWTVHHVPKWNPINICSYHLQEAGATPTQEVAYALCTAIAVLDAVRDSGQVDQADMEKVVARISFFVNAGVRFVEEMCKMRAFTQLWDELTRDRYGVENPKARRLRYGVQVNSLGLTEAQPENNVQRIVLEMLAVSLSRGSRARAIQLPAWNEALGLPRPWDQQWALRMQQVLAFETDLLEYEDIFDGSHVVQAKVDEIVSGAREEIARVQDLGGAVAAVESGYMKSQLVSSLAEYRRGVENGERVLVGVNKFETTEPSPLQAEGAKAIETIDPAVEKAAVAAVEKWREERDNAAVAASLAALKEAAGTSANLFEATLACASAGVTTGEWSGALREVFGEYRAPTGVSAAAAAGQGDPGLERVRELVRRTEAEMGERLRILVGKPGLDGHSNGAEQVAVRARDVGFEVVYQGIRLTPEQIVAAAVQEGVHVVGLSVLSGSHLEVVPLVVDGLRAAGAGDIPVIVGGIIPPDDAAVLAERGIARVFTPKDYELTDIMAGIVELVRERHGLGR from the coding sequence GTGCCGTACCCCACCGACCACGAGCGCGACCGGCCCTGGGTGATGCGCACCTATGCGGGTCATTCGTCCGCCGCCGCGTCCAACGAGCTGTACCGGCGGAACCTCGCCAAGGGGCAGACCGGGCTGTCGGTCGCCTTCGACCTCCCGACCCAGACCGGCTACGACCCGGACCACGTGCTCGCGCGCGGCGAGGTCGGCAAGGTCGGCGTGCCGGTCTCGCACATCGGCGACATGCGGCAGCTGTTCGACGGCATCCCGCTCGCCGAGGCCAACACCTCGATGACCATCAACGCGCCCGCGATGTGGCTGCTCGCGCTGTACGTCTCGGTGGCCCGCGAACAGGCCGAGGCCGAGGGCCGCGACGTCGACGAGGTGCTGGCCAAGCTCACCGGCACCACGCAGAACGACATCATCAAGGAGTACCTGTCCCGCGGCACCTACATTTTCCCGCCCGGGCCGAGCCTCCGGCTGATCACCGACATGATCGCGTGGACCGTGCACCACGTGCCGAAGTGGAACCCGATCAACATCTGCAGCTACCACCTGCAGGAAGCGGGCGCGACGCCGACGCAGGAGGTCGCGTACGCGTTGTGCACCGCGATCGCCGTGCTGGACGCGGTGCGCGACTCCGGCCAGGTCGACCAGGCCGACATGGAGAAGGTCGTCGCGCGGATCTCGTTCTTCGTCAACGCGGGCGTCCGGTTCGTCGAAGAGATGTGCAAGATGCGCGCGTTCACGCAGTTGTGGGACGAGCTGACGCGCGATCGCTACGGAGTCGAGAACCCGAAGGCGCGGCGGCTGCGGTACGGCGTGCAGGTGAACTCGCTCGGGCTCACTGAGGCGCAGCCGGAGAACAACGTCCAGCGGATCGTGCTGGAGATGCTGGCGGTGTCGCTGTCGCGGGGTTCGCGGGCGCGGGCGATTCAGCTGCCTGCTTGGAACGAGGCGCTGGGGTTGCCTCGGCCGTGGGATCAGCAGTGGGCGTTGCGGATGCAGCAGGTGCTGGCGTTCGAGACGGATTTGCTGGAGTACGAGGATATTTTCGACGGGTCGCACGTGGTGCAGGCCAAGGTCGACGAGATCGTTTCCGGGGCACGCGAGGAGATCGCGCGGGTGCAGGATCTCGGCGGGGCGGTGGCCGCCGTCGAGAGCGGGTACATGAAATCGCAGCTCGTTTCTTCTCTCGCGGAGTATCGGCGGGGAGTGGAGAACGGGGAGCGGGTTCTGGTCGGGGTGAACAAGTTCGAGACGACTGAGCCCTCGCCGTTGCAGGCGGAGGGGGCCAAGGCGATCGAGACTATCGATCCCGCGGTGGAGAAGGCCGCGGTCGCCGCGGTGGAGAAGTGGCGGGAGGAGCGGGACAACGCTGCTGTCGCTGCTTCTCTTGCTGCGTTGAAGGAAGCGGCGGGGACATCCGCGAATTTGTTCGAGGCTACTTTGGCGTGTGCTTCGGCTGGGGTGACGACCGGCGAATGGTCTGGGGCGTTGCGGGAGGTGTTCGGGGAATACCGGGCGCCTACTGGGGTTTCCGCCGCGGCGGCTGCTGGGCAGGGGGACCCTGGACTGGAGCGGGTTCGGGAGCTGGTGCGCCGGACCGAGGCCGAGATGGGGGAGCGGCTGCGGATCCTCGTGGGGAAGCCTGGGCTGGACGGGCATTCCAATGGGGCTGAGCAGGTTGCCGTGCGGGCTCGGGATGTCGGGTTCGAGGTGGTTTATCAGGGGATTCGGCTGACTCCGGAGCAGATTGTCGCGGCTGCGGTGCAGGAGGGGGTGCACGTGGTCGGGTTGTCTGTGTTGTCCGGGTCGCATCTTGAGGTGGTTCCGTTGGTCGTCGACGGGTTGCGGGCGGCTGGGGCTGGGGATATTCCGGTTATCGTGGGCGGGATTATTCCGCCGGATGATGCTGCCGTTTTGGCGGAGCGGGGGATTGCTCGGGTGTTTACGCCTAAGGATTATGAGTTGACGGATATTATGGCTGGGATTGTGGAGTTGGTTCGGGAGCGGCACGGGTTGGGGAGGTAG
- a CDS encoding DUF6191 domain-containing protein, giving the protein MLLTLLGLSLPVATIVLLIVGGWELRRKKKPSRLKARLSSTYLDEVTAFLYGTKRNELEHRDSVEMTLEEEAQGAPPLGTVDLDRGVVVVRPGASPGRGRIHSAD; this is encoded by the coding sequence ATGCTGCTGACCTTGCTGGGTCTCTCGCTGCCGGTCGCCACCATCGTGCTGCTCATCGTCGGCGGGTGGGAGCTGCGGAGGAAGAAGAAACCGTCCCGGCTCAAGGCGCGGCTGTCCTCGACTTACCTCGACGAGGTCACCGCGTTCCTCTACGGCACCAAGCGCAACGAGCTCGAACACCGGGACTCGGTGGAGATGACCCTGGAGGAGGAAGCGCAGGGAGCGCCGCCGCTGGGTACCGTCGACCTCGACCGCGGGGTAGTGGTCGTCCGGCCCGGCGCGTCACCCGGGCGTGGCCGAATCCACTCCGCCGATTAA
- a CDS encoding enoyl-CoA hydratase-related protein, whose protein sequence is MGEYEHLLVKRDGDTVTITMNRAARRNSLSAEHLGELLAAFREAGETDATGIVLAAAGPVFSAGHDFGDVASRDLMGVRELLTLCTTLMRTMESVPQVVIARVHGLATAAGCQLVASCDLAVAAESAGFALPGGKGGWFCHTPAVPVARAIGRKRLMELALTGDVIDAATALDWGLVNRVVPDDSLDDAVADLLARATRGSRASKAMGKQTLYAQLDRPEADAYAIAVEVMASASQLPGAREGMAAFLEKRKPEWTD, encoded by the coding sequence ATGGGCGAGTACGAGCACCTCCTCGTGAAGCGGGACGGGGACACGGTCACCATCACGATGAACCGCGCGGCGCGGCGCAATTCGCTGTCCGCCGAGCATCTCGGCGAGTTGCTCGCCGCGTTCCGTGAAGCGGGCGAGACCGACGCGACCGGCATCGTGCTGGCCGCCGCGGGGCCGGTGTTCTCCGCCGGGCACGACTTCGGCGACGTCGCGTCCCGGGACCTCATGGGGGTGCGCGAGCTGCTCACCCTGTGCACGACGCTGATGCGGACGATGGAATCGGTGCCGCAGGTGGTGATCGCCCGGGTGCACGGCCTGGCGACGGCGGCGGGATGCCAGCTGGTCGCGTCGTGCGATCTGGCGGTCGCGGCGGAATCGGCGGGATTCGCGCTCCCCGGCGGCAAGGGGGGCTGGTTCTGCCACACGCCCGCGGTGCCGGTGGCGCGCGCGATCGGCCGGAAACGCCTGATGGAACTCGCCTTGACCGGCGACGTGATCGACGCGGCGACGGCGCTGGACTGGGGCCTGGTCAACCGCGTAGTCCCGGACGATTCCCTGGACGACGCGGTCGCCGACCTGCTCGCCCGCGCGACCCGCGGCAGCCGGGCGAGCAAGGCGATGGGGAAGCAGACGTTGTACGCGCAGCTGGACCGTCCGGAGGCGGACGCGTACGCGATCGCCGTCGAGGTGATGGCGTCGGCTTCGCAACTGCCGGGCGCGCGCGAGGGGATGGCGGCGTTCTTGGAGAAGCGCAAGCCCGAGTGGACG